The sequence below is a genomic window from Photobacterium atrarenae.
TAAACAGGCCATTGGCGTCTTTGCGCAGGTTAGCATGATCCGGGCGAACCAGTTTCAGGCGATCAACTACTTCCATCGCTTCTGGTGGCGCGCCCTGTGGCAGAACGGAGACTGTACCGTCCTTACCAATTTCAATTTTGCTGATTGGCAGAGGAATAAAGATTGGGCCGCCGTTTTCGCCCATCATCAGATGGCCGCTGCCATTTTGCAGCATCCCGGTCTGATCAATTTTCAGGTGGCCGGCCCGGGTATAGGCTTCCTGACCCGACGGGTCCAGCACCGTCAACCAGCCATCCCCTTCGACTGCAACGTCAAGATCCCGCCCAGTGGTCATCACCGAGCCTTGCGACATATCCTGACCCGGGCTCTCCGTCATCGAGAACACCCGGCTCGGCAGTCCTTCACCGTAGGCCTGCATACTGCGCGCCTGCGCCAGATCAGCACGAAAACCCGCAGTTCTCACGTTGGCAAGGTTATTGGCATGCAGTTGCAGCCCATACATATCTTGCTTCGCGCCACTCATGGCCAAATACAGTGAACGATCCATTATTGCCTCTCCAATCACAATCTGGACAAAATAAAGCAATAACTATGCCACCACTAGATAGCAACTATAAATCAGAAGGTTAGGAAATTCAGCAGGCCGAAGCGGCCGGGAAAAGACAAATTTATGGCAGGTGCGGACAATCATTGCCGCTTTTTTAACACTGTGCTGTCCTCACACCACGGCAATCGAAAAAACGGCAAGCATCCGATGAGACGGCACCAGAGTGCCGTCAGCGAGGCAGTCTTGATTAGCGGATCTGCAAGATGGTCTGTTGCAACTGGTTATCAACTTCCAGCGCACGCGAGTTGGCCTGGAAGTTGCGCTGTGCGGTGATCAAGTCCACCAGCTCCTGGGTCATATCGATGTTGGATTGCTCCAGGGTGCCACTCTTCACCGCGCCGAATGCGCCCTGGCTGGCTTCCCCCCAAATCGCAGCGCCAGAATCTTGACTCACCACCCACTGGGTTCCGCCTTTAGACACCAGCCCCTGCTCATTCGGTACACGAACCATCCCAACCCGACCCAAGGTGACGTTTTCACCGTTACTGTAAGTCGCCACAATCGAGCCTTTGGCATCGATGTCCACTTTCGCCAGGTACCCTGTCGTTGCCCCGTCTTCATTGAAGCGACGAATTTCGAACGGCGCCGCATATTGAGTCGGTTCGTCAAAATTAATGTTCAGCGTCTGGCTCTCATCCGCGCCATTCAAATCCAGCCCGGCGCCGGTTGCGCCAAGCGGCTCCGTTTGGATGGGGTTGCCGCCATTCACCGAGGCCACCGAGCCATCAGTGTTAAAATCAATAAAGCTGCCCTGTTGGCCGGTCGCCGTTGCCGAGCCACCATTGGTTACATTAACCGGCTTTTCACCGGTCGCATCCGTCGCCGTGTAGTAAACTGCCCAGCGATTCGGAGCCGTATTGTCTTTGACGTAATAGGTCGTCATCTTGTAGGGCTGGCCCAGCGAGTCATAAATCGTCACCGAGGTCGATTTATTGTAAGAGTCCGGGTCATTAAAGTTGAACTGCTTGGGATCTTTCACATCTGCATTGGCCGGCAGGTTGACCCCAACCTCAACATTGCCTGATGCCCGTGGCTGACCAAACTGATCCGGCACTTTCAGAGACTGAGACTCATAAGAGGTCACCTGATCTGTCTCTTGATCCACCTGGTAACCCAGCAGGTACTGGCCCTCGGAGTTGACGATATTGTTGTCTTTATCCAGATGGAACGCGCCGTTTCGGGTCAGGCTGTTGTTCTGCGGCTGCAGCTTATCGTCCGCGACCGCAAAGAAG
It includes:
- the flgF gene encoding flagellar basal-body rod protein FlgF, whose translation is MDRSLYLAMSGAKQDMYGLQLHANNLANVRTAGFRADLAQARSMQAYGEGLPSRVFSMTESPGQDMSQGSVMTTGRDLDVAVEGDGWLTVLDPSGQEAYTRAGHLKIDQTGMLQNGSGHLMMGENGGPIFIPLPISKIEIGKDGTVSVLPQGAPPEAMEVVDRLKLVRPDHANLRKDANGLFKSKTPNEVFDADAGVKLLNGALEGSNVNAVGEMTSMIDLQRHFEMQVKLMKTAEEMDAASSSLLRLD
- the flgE gene encoding flagellar hook protein FlgE, with product MGFNISLSGIGASQKDLNTTSNNIANSNTYGFKESRAEFGDVYSSSIFSNAKTTTGGGVQTSVVAQQFHEGSSIYTNNPMDLRISGSGFFAVADDKLQPQNNSLTRNGAFHLDKDNNIVNSEGQYLLGYQVDQETDQVTSYESQSLKVPDQFGQPRASGNVEVGVNLPANADVKDPKQFNFNDPDSYNKSTSVTIYDSLGQPYKMTTYYVKDNTAPNRWAVYYTATDATGEKPVNVTNGGSATATGQQGSFIDFNTDGSVASVNGGNPIQTEPLGATGAGLDLNGADESQTLNINFDEPTQYAAPFEIRRFNEDGATTGYLAKVDIDAKGSIVATYSNGENVTLGRVGMVRVPNEQGLVSKGGTQWVVSQDSGAAIWGEASQGAFGAVKSGTLEQSNIDMTQELVDLITAQRNFQANSRALEVDNQLQQTILQIR